Genomic DNA from Caldalkalibacillus thermarum:
GCTTGTTCTTCAATGGACAAGTTTTTGTGAATAATGCCTATGCCGCCATGCCGGGCCATGGCAATAGCCATTTCGGCTTCGGTCACCGTGTCCATCGCCGCGCTGATGATCGGAATGTTTAAGGTGAGCCTCTCACTTAACTTCGTCCGGACACTGACGTCTTTGGGTAGTACTTCTGATTTAGCAGGTATTAATAACACATCGTCAAACGTTAACCCTTCTTTGGCAAATTTATCTTCCCACATACTAATCCCCTTTCTCAGATTTTTTCACACCATCCTGTACCGGTGACATACTCCCACCACCTACGCTAACGCTTAGAGGTGGGGGCTTCTCGGGTAATCCCATCTCATGATGGGAAGTTGACCGAGCGATCCCCGTGTGCCCCACGGTTCTATACAGAAGTTAGACAATGCCTAACTGTTTCAGACCTTCCTTTTTGATATTGATGGCGGCGTTGGTGTCTCTGTCTGCCACAAAACCGCATTCACAACGAAATAGACGTTCGGAAAGCGATAGAGACACCTTCACCCGGCCACAACATGAACACGTTTTGGATGAGGGGAACCATTTGTCGATTTTGATCAGCTTCTTTCCCTGTTCTGCTAACTTGTACTGAAGGAAAGTAGTGAACAGGCCCCAACCGTTGTCGTGGACGCTTTGACCGAAATGGAGGGCTTGAGCCATCCCTTTCATGTTGAGGTCTTCAATCACCACCGCATCATACCGGTTGGCCAATTGTCGTGAAGCCTGATGCAGAAAATCCTGACGTTGGTTGGCAATCTTTTCGTGCAACTGGGCGACTTTCCGCCGTTGTTTGTGCCAACGGTTGGAGCCTTTCCGGCGGCGTGACAGCACCCGTTGGGCTCGGGCCAGTTTTTCCAAGGCTTGCCGATAAAATCGAGGATAATTGGCTCTCTTACCCTCGCTATCGACATACAGCGTATTCATGGAAAAATCGAGCCCAACAACGTTTTCTATTTCTTTTGGCACCGGTTGGTGTTCATACTCAGTCAGAATGGAGATGA
This window encodes:
- a CDS encoding RNA-guided endonuclease InsQ/TnpB family protein, whose translation is MANKAYKFRLYPTQEQAQLLAKTFGCVRFVYNKMLEERKQIYEKFKDDKEALKQYKFPTPAKYKKDFPWLKEVDSLALANAQLNLQKAFTNFFSGRAGFPKFKSRKAKQSYTTNMVNGNMKIADGYIKLPKLKWIKIKQHRDIPPHHMIKSCTITKTKTGKYFISILTEYEHQPVPKEIENVVGLDFSMNTLYVDSEGKRANYPRFYRQALEKLARAQRVLSRRRKGSNRWHKQRRKVAQLHEKIANQRQDFLHQASRQLANRYDAVVIEDLNMKGMAQALHFGQSVHDNGWGLFTTFLQYKLAEQGKKLIKIDKWFPSSKTCSCCGRVKVSLSLSERLFRCECGFVADRDTNAAINIKKEGLKQLGIV